A genome region from Alicyclobacillus acidocaldarius subsp. acidocaldarius DSM 446 includes the following:
- the rpoB gene encoding DNA-directed RNA polymerase subunit beta encodes MVKYGWAERRSYARIREVLDLPNLIEIQQKSYEWFLREGLRETFADISPITDFTGNLVLEFVDYSLGEPKYDVEESKERDVTYAAPLRVKVRLLNKETGEVKEQEVFLGDFPLMTETGTFIINGAERVIVSQLVRSPSVYYSSKIDKNGKRTFAATVIPNRGAWLEFETDAKDVVYVRIDRTRKLPITVLLRALGLSSDAEIIELLGEDEYLQNTLDKDTTDSTERALIEIYERLRPGEPPTVENARALLASRFFDPKRYDLAAVGRYKINKKLHLKNRLLNQRLAETLVDEETGEIIAEAGTVLDRRTLDRIIPRLSGKVGRFTIRGTRDLFEQDEIPLQMVKIFSPAEDGKVLHVISNGELPADVKYITPSDIIAAVSYFFNLLRGVGTTDDIDHLGNRRLRSVGELLQNQFRIGLSRMERVVRERMSIQDASAITPQALINIRPVIAAIKEFFGSSQLSQFMDQTNPLAELTHKRRLSALGPGGLTRERAGFEVRDVHYSHYGRMCPIETPEGPNIGLINSLSTYACVNEYGFIETPYRRVDPETGVVTDQIDYLTADEEENYLIAQANEPLTEDGHFVAEEITVRSREDVITVSRDRIDYMDVSPKQVVSVATALIPFLENDDANRALMGSNMQRQAVPLLVTDSPLVGTGMEYQAAKDSGVCVVSKHNGVVERVTAREIWVREEAVVDGQVVKGNVHKYKLIKFARSNQNTCLNQRPIVREGDRVKVGDILADGPATQNGELALGRNVLVAFMTWEGYNYEDAILISEKMVKEDVYTSIHIEEYEIEARDTKLGPEEITRDIPNVGEDALKNLDERGIIRIGAEITTNDILVGKVTPKGVTELTAEERLLHAIFGEKAREVRDTSLRVPHGGAGIVVDVKVFTRENGDELPAGVNQLVRVYVAQKRKISEGDKMAGRHGNKGVVARILPEEDMPFLEDGTPVEIVLNPLGVPSRMNIGQVLETHLGMAAKVLGLKMATPVFDGAKPEDVFETLREAGLPEDGKQVLYDGRTGEPFENRVTVGYVYMMKLHHLVDDKIHARSTGPYSLVTQQPLGGKAQFGGQRFGEMEVWALEAYGAAYTLQELLTVKSDDVVGRVKTYEAIVKGENVPEPGVPESFKVLIKELQSLGMDVKILSGDEREIEMKEMDDDEDSPDKLNLNLEYNEVGD; translated from the coding sequence CGCGAGGTCCTCGATCTCCCAAACCTCATCGAGATCCAACAGAAATCGTACGAGTGGTTCCTGCGGGAGGGCCTGCGCGAGACGTTCGCGGACATCTCTCCCATCACGGACTTCACCGGGAACCTTGTGCTTGAGTTCGTGGACTACAGCCTCGGCGAGCCCAAGTACGACGTGGAAGAATCCAAGGAGCGCGATGTGACGTATGCGGCGCCGCTTCGCGTGAAGGTTCGCCTGCTCAACAAGGAGACGGGCGAGGTCAAAGAGCAAGAGGTGTTTCTCGGCGACTTCCCGCTCATGACCGAGACGGGCACCTTCATCATCAACGGCGCGGAGCGCGTCATCGTGAGCCAGCTCGTCCGCTCCCCCAGCGTCTATTATAGCAGCAAGATCGACAAGAATGGCAAACGCACGTTCGCCGCGACGGTCATTCCGAACCGCGGCGCTTGGCTCGAGTTTGAGACGGACGCGAAGGACGTCGTGTACGTCCGGATCGATCGCACGCGCAAGCTGCCTATCACGGTCTTGCTCCGGGCGCTGGGATTGTCGTCCGACGCCGAGATCATCGAACTGTTAGGCGAGGACGAGTACCTGCAGAACACGCTCGACAAGGATACCACGGACTCGACGGAGCGGGCGCTCATCGAGATCTACGAGCGGCTGCGCCCGGGCGAACCGCCCACGGTGGAGAACGCGCGGGCGTTGCTTGCGTCTCGGTTCTTCGACCCCAAGCGGTACGATCTCGCCGCGGTCGGCCGGTATAAGATCAACAAAAAGCTCCATCTCAAGAACCGCCTGCTGAACCAGCGGCTGGCGGAGACGCTCGTCGACGAGGAGACGGGCGAGATCATCGCCGAAGCCGGGACGGTGCTGGATCGCCGCACGCTGGATCGGATCATTCCGCGCCTGTCTGGCAAGGTTGGGCGATTCACCATCCGCGGCACGCGGGATTTGTTTGAACAAGACGAGATCCCGCTGCAGATGGTGAAGATTTTCAGCCCGGCGGAGGACGGAAAGGTCCTGCACGTCATCTCCAATGGCGAACTGCCGGCGGACGTCAAATACATCACGCCGTCCGACATCATCGCGGCGGTCTCGTACTTCTTCAACCTCCTGCGCGGCGTGGGGACGACGGACGACATCGATCACCTGGGCAACCGGCGCCTCCGCTCGGTGGGCGAGCTGTTGCAAAACCAGTTCCGCATCGGGCTCTCCCGCATGGAGCGCGTGGTGCGCGAGCGCATGTCCATTCAGGATGCGAGCGCGATCACGCCTCAGGCCCTGATCAACATTCGCCCGGTGATTGCGGCCATCAAGGAGTTCTTTGGGTCCAGCCAGCTTTCGCAGTTCATGGATCAGACGAATCCGCTCGCTGAACTCACGCATAAGCGGCGCCTCTCGGCGCTCGGGCCAGGCGGTCTTACGCGCGAGCGGGCCGGCTTCGAAGTGCGCGACGTGCACTACTCGCACTACGGCCGCATGTGCCCCATCGAGACGCCGGAAGGGCCGAACATCGGCCTCATCAACTCGCTCTCGACCTACGCGTGCGTCAACGAGTACGGCTTCATCGAGACGCCGTACCGGCGCGTCGATCCAGAGACGGGCGTGGTGACGGATCAGATTGACTATCTAACGGCGGATGAGGAGGAGAACTACCTCATCGCGCAGGCGAACGAGCCGCTGACCGAGGACGGCCATTTCGTGGCCGAGGAGATCACGGTGCGCTCGCGCGAAGACGTGATCACCGTGAGCCGCGATCGCATCGACTACATGGACGTCTCGCCGAAGCAGGTCGTGTCGGTCGCCACGGCGCTGATCCCGTTCCTCGAGAACGACGACGCGAACCGCGCGCTCATGGGATCGAACATGCAGCGCCAGGCGGTGCCGCTGCTCGTGACCGATTCGCCGCTCGTGGGGACGGGCATGGAGTACCAGGCGGCGAAGGACTCCGGCGTGTGCGTGGTTTCCAAGCACAACGGCGTCGTGGAGCGCGTGACGGCCCGCGAGATCTGGGTGCGCGAGGAAGCCGTCGTGGACGGGCAGGTCGTGAAGGGCAACGTCCACAAGTACAAGCTCATCAAGTTCGCGCGCTCGAACCAGAACACCTGCCTGAACCAGAGGCCCATTGTGCGCGAGGGCGATCGCGTCAAAGTGGGGGATATTCTCGCGGACGGGCCGGCGACGCAAAACGGCGAGCTGGCGCTCGGCCGGAACGTGCTCGTCGCGTTCATGACCTGGGAGGGCTACAACTACGAGGACGCGATTCTCATCTCGGAGAAGATGGTGAAGGAGGACGTCTACACGTCCATTCACATTGAGGAATACGAGATCGAGGCGCGCGACACGAAGCTCGGGCCTGAGGAGATCACGCGCGACATCCCGAACGTGGGCGAGGATGCGCTCAAAAACCTCGACGAGCGCGGGATCATCCGCATCGGCGCGGAGATCACGACCAACGACATTCTCGTCGGCAAGGTGACGCCGAAGGGCGTGACGGAGCTCACCGCGGAAGAGCGGCTGTTGCACGCGATTTTCGGCGAGAAGGCCCGGGAGGTGCGCGACACGTCGCTGCGCGTGCCGCACGGGGGGGCCGGGATCGTCGTGGACGTCAAGGTGTTCACGCGCGAGAACGGCGACGAGCTGCCCGCTGGCGTGAACCAGTTGGTGCGGGTGTATGTCGCGCAAAAGCGCAAGATCTCGGAGGGCGACAAGATGGCCGGGCGCCACGGGAACAAGGGCGTCGTGGCGCGCATCCTGCCGGAAGAGGATATGCCGTTCCTGGAGGATGGAACGCCGGTCGAGATCGTGCTGAATCCGCTCGGCGTGCCGTCGCGTATGAACATCGGTCAGGTGCTCGAGACGCACCTGGGCATGGCCGCGAAGGTGCTGGGGCTGAAAATGGCCACGCCGGTGTTTGACGGCGCCAAGCCGGAGGACGTGTTTGAGACGCTTCGCGAGGCGGGCTTGCCGGAGGACGGCAAGCAGGTGCTGTACGACGGCCGGACCGGCGAGCCGTTCGAAAACCGCGTCACCGTGGGATACGTGTACATGATGAAGCTGCACCACCTGGTGGACGACAAGATCCACGCGCGCTCCACGGGTCCGTACTCGCTCGTCACCCAGCAGCCGCTCGGAGGCAAGGCCCAGTTCGGCGGTCAGCGGTTTGGCGAGATGGAGGTGTGGGCGCTGGAGGCGTACGGCGCGGCCTACACGCTGCAGGAGCTCCTCACGGTCAAGTCGGACGACGTGGTGGGGCGTGTCAAGACGTACGAGGCCATCGTCAAGGGCGAGAACGTGCCGGAGCCGGGTGTGCCGGAGTCGTTCAAGGTGCTCATCAAAGAGCTCCAGAGCCTGGGGATGGACGTGAAGATCTTGAGCGGCGACGAGCGCGAGATCGAGATGAAGGAGATGGACGACGACGAGGACAGCCCCGACAAGCTCAATCTGAACCTGGAGTACAACGAGGTCGGCGATTGA